From the Bacillus sp. FJAT-22090 genome, the window AATGATGAAAGTTTTGCAAGTTTAGATTCGTCATGTCCAAATAAATCATCAACCTTTATAATTTCTTCAGACTCTGTGTTTAAATGAATCGTTTTAAAATTTGTATAACCATTCGCACCCCCTAAATACGTTCCTGTAATCATTACAAACGAATAAGACCCTGATGTATGTGGAAATGTTTCAAACGCGATGTTCAATTCTCCGGGAGTCTTACTACCGATCCGTTTATTTTCTTGCATGGCGATTAAATAAGTATCAAGTTGTTCATCTATGTATTTTTTAATCTGTACATTAAATGATTCTACTTTGCTTTGTGGATATTGTATTGAGTAAGGAGAATATTCGTCATTTGATACCTCCGTTTTAATAAGTATTCCAGGAAAAGCCGATTCTTCTTTTGTTATTTCAGGGGCATTTCTGTTGTTGGTGGTTTGTTTTGCATTGCTCTTTGTTGAGTAACTGAGGAAGATGAGGCTTATACTCAGAAGAGCAATTATACCGATACAGGCAACATCAATCCAAGGTCCCCGTTGTTTGTTACGGGATTTGGTCATAAGCTGGGATTCTCCTTTCTTTCATTATCTGTAATTCTGTTATAGTGGTATCTCGTTTTTACGTTTCGCGAATACGTATCATACTATTAGACGCTTGGATTGATAAAAAAGTTTGCTATAAAAATAACTTCTAGAAAATTAATGTTCAGTTTTCATATTTATTTCATCTCAAGAACGTAGTCTATCAGAATTTTTACTGATAACTAAACTTTCGTAGAGTGAAAGTAGACTGTAAATCTTTTAATAATATTTGCTTTGATTAGTCCTTGACGAGGAGTTTAGCATTCCATTTCTGCTCTTTCATATAGGTCATTCCACATAATACTCCTTTCATATCCGGAACTAATTAACAGAAATTAATTCAAACTAATTGTTGTCTAATACAGCTTAAAAACAAAAAGTGTATTGAAGAAAGTGTCTTTTCCCCGTTACTAAAGAGGGGATACCTCTGGCAAAACGAAACATTTTTATGCTTTCTACAACTTCTTCTTTTATTGGAACAAAGCGACGTTTATTTCTCTTCCCAATAATATTCAGGGTATACCAACCTAAAATAGTGTCTTGCTGTTAGTCCGGTACCTTTAACTTACAAAATTCTTTATTTCGAATGCCTGTAGTGGTTAATACATGAATGACGGGGAACATGATAGGGTTGTTCATTTTACGGAATGTATCTAACCGATAGACGACTTCTTTTGGTTCTAAATCTCTGTTTAAGCGTTCACCTTTACGAACACTTGCTATTAGAAAAACATAGTCATCACTATGTATCGGTTCTTTATTTATTCTTCACCATACTAATTTTTAATAAATATATGAAACTTTCTAACTATTTTGCAATATAATCAAACCGTTTACAGCTTCCCTTCGTTTCCTTTGATAGTACCGTTAAAAAAATATGTATGAAATGGAGGGAGAATCATGAAGAAGACCGTGTTTCTATCAGCTTTACTGCTCTTTGTCATTACGGCTACCGGATTATCTACCTATGCAAAAATGGACCGAAAGACGGCGTCCCAGTCGACACCAAATTCCAGCCAAAGTGATTATGTCATCCGGGTGTACGGACCAGGCGGACCACTTGGACCGATCAAGGAAGCTGCTGAACATTTTTCAGCTGGAACGGGAATCAAGGTAGAAGTAACAGCCGGACCAGAGGGCAATTGGATCAGCCAGGCAAAGCAAGATGCAGATATTATTTTCGGTGGCTCCGAGTATATGCTGCAGGACTTCATCTTTACCCACCCCGAAATGATCGACACTAAATCACGTACGGAACTTTACCCGCGTGCTGCAGGAATATTGGTGAGGAAAGGAAATCCTAAGAAGATTGAAAGCCTGGAGGATTTAACGAAAAATGGAGTAAAAATACTCGATGTGAATGGGGCTGGCCAGCTTGGCCTGTGGGAAGACTTGGCAGGCAGAAAAGGGCTGATCGAAGGCATTTCCCAAAATATTAACCTTTCTGTAAAGTCGAGTGCCGAAGCCATTGAACGATGGAAATCGAATTCCAGCCTAGACGCCTGGATTACCTATGAATCGTGGCATTATCGGCTTAAGGATGTGACCGACTTGGTCGAACTGCCCGAAGAAGATAAACTCTATCGTGGAACGCCGATCGCCCTGACGAAAATCACCGATCAGAAAAAAGAGGCACAGCAATTTATTGATTATTTAAGAACGGAAGAATCACATCAAATCTTTCAAAAATGGGGCTGGAAGTAAGAGCGAGCATTAAATCTTAAAAACTGGGAGGAACATACATGAAAAAAGTAATTTTTACGCTCACGATACTTTCGATTATTTTTGTTTTGGCTGCCTGCGGAAAAAGCACTGAGGAAAAAACAGAGACGGATCAACCCGATCAAGCCCAAACGGAACAATCGGAGCAAGTCCCGGCTGACAGCCTTCAGCTTTTGGAGAATGAGAAAGCTGGAGAGTACCTGGCGGATCCACAGGGAAGGGCCCTGTATTACTTTAAAAAGGACGAAGTAGGAAAAAGCAATTGTAGCGGAGACTGCCTGGCAAACTGGCCGGCATTTACCCAGGAGGATTTCGCCGTCCCGGAAGGTTTTGACAAAAAGGATTTCGATACGATCAGAAGAGAAGACACAGGGGTGAAGCAGGTCACGTACAAAGGCTTTCCTCTCTATTATTTTGCAAAAGACCAGCAAAAAGGGGATGTAAACGGACAAGGAGTAAAAGATGTATGGTTTATCGTAAACAGCGAAACAGAATTTAAATAAGCTTGCCCAGGGAACGATCAGTCGCGGTCGTTCCCATCCTTAATTTTAATATAGTATAATGGCAATATATTTTTATCCATTAGCAGGGAGTGTCACATGAAAGAAAATTACGATGCGGAATTAATGAGATTGGTAAAAGAAAAACATGGTCACGCATTAGAGGAGCTTTATGATAGATACATAAAACTTGTTTACGGCTTCGTTATGAAGTTTTGTAATGGGAATGAGGATAAGACGAAAGAGATTATTCAGTTAGTCTTTTTGAGGTTATGGACAACAAACAGCCATTACGATCCCGCTCAAGGCAGCTTTGTAAATTGGCTCCTCACGATTACTCGCAATATTTGCATTGACTACCACCGTAAAGAGAAGAGGTATACGCAGCACTATCAAGAGGAACATGAAGAGATCGCCGACCTTGCCAATGCAAATGAGCGACGAGTAAATACAAATGAAATTGAGATGGCGAAAAACAAATTGCCGACGGCACAAAGAAAATTAATCGATTTGCTTTATTGGAAAGGGTATTCTCTTTCAGAGATCGCCAAACTCGAACAAGAGCCGCTCGGCACGATTAAAAGCAGGCTGCACCAAGCTCTTAAAGGATTGAGGAAGCATCTGAAATTGGAGGATATAAAATGAGAAGGGATTGCGACCATTTAATTCCATATATAGCAAATGAGCTCAAGGAGAGCGAATGCATGGCCTTTGTTGAACATTTAAAGAATTGTACGGAATGTAAGAAAGAATATCAGGAATTGTCCCAAGCCTGGAATGCTTTGCCATTTGATTATACAGAAATTGAGGTGCCTGAATCGTTAAAAGGCGAGGTGCTGGGGTTTATTTTTGATCACAAAACGAAAAGCGGTATGGAAACATCCAAGGCTAAGATGAGCAAGCTTACCATAATGCTCAAAAGCCATTTCACTCCAGTTTCAACCAGTATCGTGGCCGTCTTGTTGCTCGTCATTATTGGCCTTGGAATAGCGAATATACAGGAAAAAAATCGCCATGCTGAAAATATACCCATTGAGATTTTAACGTCCATTCCCTTAAAAGCAACCAATCAAAGCCACCCGGGAACAAACGGCATCGCATATATTGTCCAGCATGGATCAGAGAAAAATTTGGTGATACAAGTTAACGAATTACCCGGCGTCGAAGGTTCACAGGTTTACCAGGTTTGGCTGCTGAAAAACGGCATGAGGGAAAATAGTGGCATATTCAAGCCGGACGAAAACGGATCCGGAATACTGACCTACCAGCTCGCAAAAGGGCAGACTTTTGATCAAATCGGCATCACCGTCGAACCGGACGCCAACAGCAAGCAGCCAAGGGGAGAAAAAATAGCCGGCTCATAGAATCAAACATTTTTATAAGTCGACATTTAAAGTGGTCAAAAAGAGGATAACGTACATTAATAAGTCTATTGATTTTGGTGGACTACTAATATTGACTCCTCTAACCATTTTTATTCTCTGTGGTGAAGCGCTGATTTTGCGCTTCATGGATGGCTAACGGATGCAATAGTTGAAGAAGGAACAATAAAGTAATCAAGCTTTTTTATGAAAATGAATACTAAATCAGAACGTAAGAATCCATTTTGAACAATCTGTTGTAAAATGGATTCTTATATTTTATGGTTAAATAAGGGGTAAATAGGAACTTTTAAATTTAGTTATTTTCAACATATGTTTTTAAATCTCTTCAATTATATATAATCTCCAAACAACTTCGGTTTCCAACGATGAATAGCATGATTTTCTCTTGCGAATACATTCTCTTAATAGAATTCCGTAGTTTCTGTCCCAAAGATCTCATAATGTCATAGTAACGCAAATAACCTGAATTATATGGAAGGCCCGAAATCCTTGAAGCATAAGGATTTCGGGCCTTTTGGCTCACCTATTCAAGTTATAGAAAGAAGGATTAACGCAAAAGCGACTGAGATTTGTCAAACAAGAAGGAATAAATGAAATTAAAGTTGTTTTATAACGAGTTGAAGATGAATAAGGGGGTTATAAATAAACTTATGAAACAAATATGAGTGTTGACTCTGGAAGGGATTAACTCTCTTATTGTAGAACTTATTAATGGGGAAATAGTTAGTGAAGAAGCAAGTGTGGTATTTCATATTGGGGCTAATCGTAATAATCTTAAGCATACCTTTAGGATATTACTCAATTAATGTAGTGTATTCTAATGAAAACTTAACTGGAGAATATGTTCCTATATTAAATGGGTTCATACCTTCATTTATGTTAATTAGTACTTTAATATTTAGCGTTGGATTATTAAATATCTTGAGAGATAAATATTAGTTTGTGAAGAGTTGTACTTATACTAACGCGGCAGGTTAGTTGAACAAGGATAGTTAAATAAATTATCTTTATTGATATAATCACTACATTAAGAGTGGTAGGATATAGAAAAAATGAATGGGGAATTATAATATGGAAAATTTTAGCGGTGTTGAACTGAAGCATTTTTCAAGTGAGCATATGATAGTATTGAACTCTTTTGTACTTACAGAAGAACAAAAACAATTTTCTGCATTACCAAACAAATTTGGGGAAGTTACAGAAGGACAGTATCGTATTGTTATTTTAAGTGATAAAACACCTGTTGGTTTCTTTCTTCTAAATTCAAATGAACGAGTTAAGAAATACTCCACTAATCTGAACGCTTTGTTATTAACTGCACTATCAATTAATAATACAGAGCAAAGAAAAGGCTACGCTAAACAAGGGATGTCATTACTGATTGAGTTTGTTAAATCTGAATTCCCTGAATGTGATGAAATTGTATTAGTAGTAGATATAGATAATATTCCAGCTCAAAAACTATATTTAAAAGTAGGATTTGAAGATACAAATGAGAGACAAATAGGACGTATCGGCGAAGAAATTATCATGAGACTATCAATAAAATAATGTATAAGACCATAACTAAAAATAACTGCATTTGAACCAAATTTATCCATTATACATATAGAAAAACGGTTAGCTAATTACCATAAATTTTAAATAAAGATTGATTAAAATGGATTCATTCGTTGTGATTTAGTCTGCATTATATGAGAATTAAAAGGTCATTAAATACTAGGTAATACTTTCCTTTTAGAAACGTGTTCGCCAACTTAATTAATTGTGCATCCATCGTCCCCAAATAGTACAATTCTTTAAGGAAAAGATAAATGTTCTAATTCAACTAACGGGTGCGTTGATCCAAAAAGGATTAATGCACTATTTTTTGAAGTTCTTTTTGAGCTAACGCAGCAGTTTAGTTGAAGAATCTTTATTAGCTCATATTCAACAATCGGACCATTTTCTTGAATAAGAGAAGGGATTATTCGTAAGTAAATCGAAGTTAATCAGAAGATGTTATTTAGTTTAGCATCCGGACGTATATACAACATTAAGGAGGAAATCGATTATGAGCAATACACAGACATTAAGAGGACTCACCACAGTCAGTTTTTGGACGGATGATCTAGTAGCGGCAAAGAGGTGGTACGCTGAGCTATTGAGCATCGAACCATACTTCGAACGTCCAGGATATGCCGAGTTTCGCCTCGGCGACTACCAGCATGAGCTGGGCTTAATCGATAGCCGCTACGCGCCCGAGAGTTCAGCGACCGGACCGGCAGGTGCTGTAGTGTACTGGCACGTCGACGATGTAACAGCAATTTTCAAGAAGCTGCTGTCTATGGGAGCGAAAGAGTACGAGGCACCCAAAGAGCGCGGCGAGGGGTTCATCACTGCTTCCGTGGTCGATCCCTTTGGAAACATCCTAGGCATTATGTATAATCAGCACTATTTGGAGGTTCTGGGTTCGACCAGAAAAGGATGACCCTCAATGTCAGTTTTCAAAGTTCACCGCGGCTTGGCAAGTTGTACTGTGGTGAGTACCAATTATCTGTGCAGCGGCAGCTGTTTCGATTTATGTTATGCTTACCCCAACGGTATTCAACTACTATTCTGGAGAAAAAAAGCACAAGAAATATGAAAAGTTGAAAAGGCTTAAGAGATAATATTAGTAAAAGACGGGTGCTTTAGTTAAACAAGACCATCAGTTTGATGGTCTATTTCTTTATCCAAAACATCAAGTAGATCTAAGAAATCCATTGTGAAATGTTACACTTAAACTAACGCAGCAGGTTAGTTCAAGAAGGAAAACAATTAAGTTGTGGAGAATACATAATAAAATAAACTAAAAAAGGAAAGATTTATGAGAATACTTATATTAGGAGCAACTGGCTTTTTGGGCTCGAATTTATTCCAACTGGCTACAGAGAACAAAAATCTAACAGTGTTTGGCACCTCACGTTTTCAACATGAGAACTCTAATATTATGCAAGTAGATGTTACAAACAAACAATCAATAAGAAGTGCCATTAGAAAAATAAATCCAGAAGTAGTTATATGGTCACTTATGAGTTCTGAAGAAGAAACCAAATTAATTAATTTAGGGCTCGAAAATTTATTATCAGAAATAGAGAGTGCAACAAAACTTATATTTCTATCAACGGATGCGGTTTTTGTTGAAGGAATTGGTGGTTACAAAGAAACGGACCGAATTGGTACCTTGCCTAAAGAAGCAGCCCTAGCTGATTATGTGAACGGTAAATATACTGGAGAAAACCTAATTCTCAATAAACATCCAAATCACGTGATTCTTCGTACTGGCCCACTATATGGTAATAATGGGGATCAAGGTATTGAAAAACGAACCATACAAATAATCGAGAAAATAAAAGAGAATCAGTCATTTGATGCATGGACAAATGTGTATAAAACTTTTGTAAATGTTAATGATTTATCAAGTATGATTATTGAATTGACTAATATAAAATTTAAAGGAATTTTGCATGCTGGACCCATACATAAAGAAAGCTACTATACGTTTTATAAAAAGAGATTGGAACAACTTGGATGGAATAATAGTCTTCTCCGCCCAACTATAAAATCTAAAGAAGATGCCCCTTATCTATCTCTTGATACGTCTCTAAATACACAAAAAGCTCACCAATTGCTTAAAACCAATTTTCGCACAGTTTGACTAATTATTGATTTTTCTGAGATTGAAAGAACAAGGTGATTGTTATTCAACTAACATCGTGCTTTAGTAGAACAAGGCTAGTCAGGACATAGCTCTTATTGTTAATGTGGAGGGGTGAAACAAATGGATAACGGGTTTATTAAAATTAGAAAAGCAATTTTAAGCGATGCGGAAGGAATAGCTAAAGTACATGTCACCAGTTGGAAAACAACATATGCTAACATAGTTTCTGATGAATATTTAAGTAGTCTTTCGTATGAAAGCCGTGAAAAAATGTGGACCAACGCAATTCCGAATGGAGGTGTTTATGTAGCAGAAAGCCATCAGGGAATAATAGTAGGTTTTTCTAAAGGCGGTAAAGAAAGAAGCAGTAAATATAATGGGTACGATGGAGAGATATACGCTATCTATATCTTAAAAGAGTATCAAGGTAAAGGTATTGGAATAGCCCTTGTTAAACCAGTCATAGATGAAATTAAAGGAATGGGATTAAACTCTATGCTTGTTCTTGTCTTAAAAGATAATATTTCTCGTCTGTTTTATGAATCACTTGGAGGTAGAAAAATAGATACTGTTGAAGTGGAGATTGGAGGAAAGAAATTTTCCGAACTTGTATATGGTTGGGAAGATATTAGGAATATATTTTAATTATTCTTCTTCAACTAACGGGTGCTTTAGTTTAACAAGCTAAGCCAAAAATCTTTGGTTCAGATTCGGTACATAATATGTATATCCTTTTTCATCTAACGAATCAGGTTAGTAGAAGAAGGATTTTTTACTTACAATTTGAATATATATTGGTAAAGACTATTGATGGAGGGCTCTTTATGGCATTAGTTTCAATTTATACTATTGGTAGGCTTTACCACCCTTATGATCACCCTGCCTCTCGTGAATTTTTTCAAGTTGGAAATGAAGTATATCGTCAGGCAAATAGATCAGGACTAATAGAGGCTTTTTCACCTGAGGGAGTCACTATCTCTGAAGAAACCATAAAGGGTAATGGATATCCCATTCTTACACTAACAGTATGGAGAGACCTTCAATCCTTATATCGCTTTTCCTATTCAGGCAAGCATTTGCAAGCAGTACGAGATAGAAACAGATGGATTGAGACATATCCAGAAAAACATCTTTCATATGTAGTTTGGTGGACAGAAAAGGTAACGGATGTCTCTTGGGAGGAAGCATTCAAGAGATACAACTATTATATTCAGCATGGTTCCACACCTTTTGCATTTGATTTTAAGCATACATTTGATGAAAAAGGGGAGACGTTCTTGATTAGAACCACTTAAAGTAACGGTGTCCTTTAGTTTAACAAACTACGTTAACAATCTTTGTTTCACATCTGGAACATAATGCGTATTATCCTTGTTCAACTAACGAAGCAGGTTAGTTCAACAAGGTTTTTCATTTAAGTGGTAAAATATGTTTATAAGAAGGAGCTTTTTATAAAATGATATTAGCAATTTTTATAATACTAGCACTTGCAATTGTTTGTTTATCTTTATACCTAACTACAAGGAATAAGAAAAATAGAATAATAACTGGAATTGTCTTGACATTATCGGTTTTAACGTATCCGTTATCTTTACCTTTGTTACATGAAACTAAAGTGCTTCAAGGATTAGAAGGAACAGCAACTTTAATGCTTTTTTATTTTATAATATTGTTAGGTGGAATTATCACAATCATTGCAGGTCTTTTCACAAAAATGAAATTAAGTGAAAGTAATAAATAAAACTCTTAGTAAACTGAACTGCCCCGTAAATGTTAGACACTAAACTAACATTTGCGGGGTGTTTTTTATGGCTAGATTTACAGCCGAAGAAAAAATCAAAATGGTATTGCGTTATTTAGGAGGCAATGAAAGTTATCAGGAAATAGGAAGGGACTTAAAAGTCAGTAAAGTTGTGATGCGAGGATGGGTAAGACTTTATGAACATCAAGGTGCAGAGGCATTCTGTCAACCCTATACAACTTATACGCAACAGTTTAAACTAGATGTACTGAGTTATATGAACGAAATGGGTACATCCTCTCTTGAGACGGCCGCAATTTTTAATATTTCGTCAGCTGGTCTGATTAGAAAGTGGCGAAGAGCGTTTGAAATTGGTGGAATCGATGCCCTAAAACCAAAGAAAAAGGGGCGTCCATCCATGAAAAAGGAAACCAAATCGAATGACAAAAAAACATCTCCAGTTGAAGGATCTATGGAAGCTCTACGAGCTGAAAATGAACGTTTGCGTATGGAGAATGCCTACTTAAAAAAGTTGAACGCTTTAGTTCAGGAAAAGGAAAAATTACAAACAAAATCAAAGCGCAAGTAATTTTTGAACTAAAGGCTGAATTTGATGTCGTGGAATTAGTTAAAGTCGCAGACATTCCACGTAGTACTTATTATTACTGGGAAAAACGATTACAGCGTGAAGATAAATACGCGAAGGAAAAAGAAGCGATTGAAGCCATTTATCATGAACATAAAGGACGTTATGGCTATCGTCGCATCGCCAAAGAATTAAAGAAAATAAACATTTTTCATGATCCAAAGACGATCAACCGATTGATGAACGAAATGGGTTTAAAATGCGAAGTAAGGATAAAGAAGTATCGTTCTTATCGTGGAAAAGTCGGTAAAATCGCACCGAATTTACTAAACCGTGATTTCCATGCAGGAAAGATAAATGAAAAATGGGTAACGGACGTAACGGAGTTTCATTTATTTGGTGAGAAACGTTATTTATCACCTGTTTTAGATTTATGTAATGGCGAAATCATTGCTTACAAGATAATGAACCGTCCAGTTTATCAACTTGTGGGTGATATGTTAGAAGAGGCGATCGGAAATTTAAATCCAGGAAATGAAGTCATTCTACATTCCGATCAAGGCTGGCATTATCAAATGAAGAAGTATCAGAAGACATTAGAGAAACACAATATAAAGCAAAGTATGTCCCGTAAGGGTAATTGTTTAGATAACGCAGTTATTGAGAACTTCTTTGGCTTATTAAAGTCTGAGCTTCTTTATCTACAAGAGTTTGAGAGTATGGAACATTTTGAACGTGAACTACATGAATATATCGAGTATTACAACCATAAACGAATGAAGGCAAAATTAAAAGACCTAAGTCCAGTAGAATACCGAACTCAGGTCTTAGAAGCTGCTTAAACTATTTGTCTAACTTTATTGGGTCAGATCAAACTAACGGGTGCTTTAGTTAAACAAGACCATCATTTCGATGGTCTATTTTTATACCCAGAACATCAAGTATATTTCGGCAATCCGGTGTGAAATGTTACACTTAAAATAACGCAGCAGGTTAGTTAAATACATTAGAACTTTACGCTGATGACTAAGGTCTGACATATGAAGAAAGTCTGGCAGAAAAACAATATAAAGGAGGGAATACTATGTCCAATAACGGAAACCAAAGAAGAATAATTTTAGATTTAGCGGTTACTTTAGATGGATTTATTGAAGGGAAAAATGGGGAAGTTGACTGGTGCATCATGGACTCTGATATGGGGTTCATTAATTTCTTAAATCAGATTGATACTATTTTATATGGAAGAAAAAGCTATGATTTATGGGGACAATACACTCCAGAGAATGAGGTTTCTAATACTGAAAAAGAAATTTGGAAATCAGTTCATAGTAAAGGGAAATATGTATTTTCTAGAACGCAAAAAAAGACTGATAATAAAGCAATATTTATAAATGATAATATTTTTGAAGAGGTAAATAAATTAAAGAATGGGCCAGGGAAAGACATCTGGCTGTATGGAGGAGCGAGTCTTATTACGACTTTTATAAATTTAGGGCTTATTGATGAATTTAGATTATCCGTTCATCCCGTAATTTTGGGAGAAGGAAACCCCTTATTCATTGACATAAAACAGAGGTTGAATCTAATACTGGTAAATACAAAAACGTTTTCCTCTGGAGTTGTTCAACTCTGCTATCATCGTAATGAGAAGTAATTATAAGCATATTATGCATAATTCAAGGAACCATTCTTGCACAGTTAACGGGTGCTTTAGTTAAATAAGACCATCATTTCGATGGTCTTTTTTTATACTCAGAACATCAAGTAGATGTAGTCAATCCAGTGTGAAATGTTACACTTAAACTAACGCAGCAGTTTAGTTGAATTAGGATTAATTAAAAGAGATATTAAAATGAGATACAAACTTTAGAGTCCACTCAAGAAGAAGGATACTTTACGTAAGAAGTATCATCGTATCTTAAAAAAGTTGTAAATAGGAAGTATATAAATTAGGAAGCAGTAAAATAAAAATACTCCCTGTATTTCATATCTACACTTGTAAAAGCAGGTGATTCTGTTAATTGTTTGTAGTGATTTCAATCTTTTTTATATGAATATCTTCCGTTCCGGCATCTAATGCAGTCCTGTAATATAAGCATTTATGCTCGATGACTTCCATTGTTTTTTTTAGTTCTTCCATTTGTGCTTCTACAATCGCTTTTCGTTCTAAAAACATGTTAGATCTTTGTTGCAATGTAGAATCCCCATCAGAACACCAATCAATGAATTGTTTAATTTCCTTAATAGGCATTCCTGTGGCTTTTAAACATTCAATTATTTTTAAGGCGTCAATATCGGATTCTTTAAAAACTCTAATTCCGCTAGGTGTACGTTCTACAAAAGGCATAAGTCCCTCTTTGTCGTAGTAACGCAAGGTATATACTGTAAGATTCAGTTCGTTTGCAACTTCACTAATAGAATAGGTCTTCATCATTAATCTCCTTTTTATAGATAGACTTCGAGTTAACTATAGGTTATGTGGGCATCTTATCATGGTATATGCGGGATGTCAAAGACACCATATAGGGAAGTAGAAAATTATATTAATCACTTGACCTAGAGTTAACTATAGGAATTAACATAGTGTTGCAAGGGAAATTGGGCTGGGAAAAATGAATGAATAGAACATTATTATTCATTATGTATTAATAACCAGTACAAGCACATTCTCTTGGTTAATATAAAATTCGTAGGAGGTTTTACTTATGATAACTGCTAAAGCGCGAGCTGTTGACGGTCCGGACAAACCCTTTAGAGCGGCTGAAATTCAACGACGTGATCTTGATTTGCATGATGTTCTGATCGAAATTAGATATGCAGGCATATGCCATTCCGACATCCATACTGCTCATGGTGAATGGGGCCCAGTAAACTATCCACTCGTACCTGTACATGAGATTGCCGGAATCGTCACAGATATTGGTGCAGAGGTCACAAAGTACAAGGTTGGTGACCGGGTAGGGGTCGGATGTATGGTTGACTCCTGTGGTAAATGTGAGAACTGCAAAAAAGGAGAAGAACAATACTGTCTCAAAGGAAATATCCAAACATACGCGGGTGTTGATAAATACGGTGAACCTACTCAAGGGGGATATTCTACACACATTGTTGTACAGGAAGATTTTGTGCTCAGAATTCCTGATAGTATTAAACTAGACGCTGCAGCTCCATTACTTTGTGCAGGTATTACGACATATTCACCGCTAAATCACTGGGGGGCTGGTCCAGGTAAAAAAGTAGCGGTTGTTGGTTTGGGCGGTCTTGGCCATATGGCTGTTCAAATTGCACATGCTATGGGTGCAGAGGTCACTGTGCTTTCTCAGACAATGAAGAAAAAAGACGATGGTCTGAAATTAGGTGCTGACAGTTACTATGCAACAAGTGAGCCAGAAACATTCGAGAAACTTTCTGGAACCTTTGACTTAATTATTAATACTGTTAGTGCAAAGATTAACTTGGATGCTTATTTAGGACTGCTAAATCTTGATGGCACGTTAGTAAACGTGGGTGCTCCTGCTGAACCGTTGTCACTAAGCGTCATTAACTTAATCGGTCATCGTCGTTCCTTTGCTGGTTCGATGATCGGAGGAATCCGCGAGACTCAGGAAATGTTAGACTTCTGTGCAAAGCATAACATTATTCCTCAAATTGAGGTTATTTTGGCCGATCAAATCGACGACGCATACGAACGCGTATTAGCTTCCGATGTGAAGTATCGATTCGTTATTGACATTAGCACAATGTAATTTGCGTAAATTAATAATTTTTCTTTATAC encodes:
- a CDS encoding IS3 family transposase (programmed frameshift), with protein sequence MARFTAEEKIKMVLRYLGGNESYQEIGRDLKVSKVVMRGWVRLYEHQGAEAFCQPYTTYTQQFKLDVLSYMNEMGTSSLETAAIFNISSAGLIRKWRRAFEIGGIDALKPKKKGRPSMKKETKSNDKKTSPVEGSMEALRAENERLRMENAYFKKVERFSSGKGKITNKIKAQVIFELKAEFDVVELVKVADIPRSTYYYWEKRLQREDKYAKEKEAIEAIYHEHKGRYGYRRIAKELKKINIFHDPKTINRLMNEMGLKCEVRIKKYRSYRGKVGKIAPNLLNRDFHAGKINEKWVTDVTEFHLFGEKRYLSPVLDLCNGEIIAYKIMNRPVYQLVGDMLEEAIGNLNPGNEVILHSDQGWHYQMKKYQKTLEKHNIKQSMSRKGNCLDNAVIENFFGLLKSELLYLQEFESMEHFERELHEYIEYYNHKRMKAKLKDLSPVEYRTQVLEAA
- a CDS encoding dihydrofolate reductase family protein produces the protein MSNNGNQRRIILDLAVTLDGFIEGKNGEVDWCIMDSDMGFINFLNQIDTILYGRKSYDLWGQYTPENEVSNTEKEIWKSVHSKGKYVFSRTQKKTDNKAIFINDNIFEEVNKLKNGPGKDIWLYGGASLITTFINLGLIDEFRLSVHPVILGEGNPLFIDIKQRLNLILVNTKTFSSGVVQLCYHRNEK
- a CDS encoding MerR family transcriptional regulator, which encodes MKTYSISEVANELNLTVYTLRYYDKEGLMPFVERTPSGIRVFKESDIDALKIIECLKATGMPIKEIKQFIDWCSDGDSTLQQRSNMFLERKAIVEAQMEELKKTMEVIEHKCLYYRTALDAGTEDIHIKKIEITTNN
- a CDS encoding NAD(P)-dependent alcohol dehydrogenase, translated to MITAKARAVDGPDKPFRAAEIQRRDLDLHDVLIEIRYAGICHSDIHTAHGEWGPVNYPLVPVHEIAGIVTDIGAEVTKYKVGDRVGVGCMVDSCGKCENCKKGEEQYCLKGNIQTYAGVDKYGEPTQGGYSTHIVVQEDFVLRIPDSIKLDAAAPLLCAGITTYSPLNHWGAGPGKKVAVVGLGGLGHMAVQIAHAMGAEVTVLSQTMKKKDDGLKLGADSYYATSEPETFEKLSGTFDLIINTVSAKINLDAYLGLLNLDGTLVNVGAPAEPLSLSVINLIGHRRSFAGSMIGGIRETQEMLDFCAKHNIIPQIEVILADQIDDAYERVLASDVKYRFVIDISTM